One genomic segment of Pandoraea thiooxydans includes these proteins:
- a CDS encoding DNA-binding protein, whose protein sequence is MDSIITAAARALAAGDPLGALNRVALRDDAPALALRGIAMAQLGDWARAKALLREAARAFGQREPVARARCVVAEAEIALVSRDLAWPPKTLEAARATLEAHGDFANAAHAGYLEVRRLVLIGRLGEAEQRLASLVPAPLPAALRAAHELIVAGLAMRRLQTQVARTALYEAGRAAREAGIPALMAEVDGACEVMNAPAARLIAHGQARPLLLDEVEALLSSHALVIDACRYAVRSAGTVVSLARRPVLFALARALAEAWPADVARDALIARAFRGKHADESYRARLRVEIGRLRVALRPLAGVGATARGFALIPHGTREAVVLARPVDDTHAAMLAFLSDGEAWSSSALALALGTSQRTVQRALDALAAAGKVQPCGQGRARRWMMPPLPGFATTLLLPAALPGG, encoded by the coding sequence ATGGACTCGATAATCACGGCGGCGGCCCGCGCGCTGGCCGCGGGTGATCCGCTCGGCGCGCTCAATCGCGTGGCCTTGCGCGACGATGCCCCGGCACTGGCGCTGCGCGGCATCGCGATGGCCCAGTTGGGTGATTGGGCGCGCGCCAAGGCGCTGCTGCGCGAAGCGGCGCGTGCGTTCGGCCAAAGGGAGCCGGTAGCCCGCGCGCGCTGCGTGGTCGCCGAAGCGGAGATTGCGCTGGTCTCGCGCGATCTGGCCTGGCCGCCCAAAACGCTCGAGGCTGCGCGTGCGACGCTCGAGGCGCACGGCGATTTCGCGAATGCGGCCCACGCCGGCTATCTCGAAGTGCGGCGCCTGGTGCTGATTGGCCGGCTCGGCGAGGCAGAGCAGCGGTTGGCCAGTCTGGTGCCCGCACCGCTGCCGGCCGCGTTGCGTGCCGCGCATGAATTGATCGTGGCCGGTCTGGCGATGCGGCGGCTGCAAACGCAAGTGGCCAGAACGGCGCTCTACGAGGCTGGCAGAGCCGCGCGCGAAGCGGGTATTCCGGCATTGATGGCCGAGGTCGATGGCGCCTGCGAAGTGATGAACGCACCGGCCGCGCGCCTGATCGCGCATGGCCAGGCCAGGCCGCTGCTGCTCGACGAGGTCGAGGCATTGCTGAGCTCGCATGCGCTGGTGATCGACGCGTGCCGTTATGCGGTGCGCAGTGCCGGCACGGTGGTGTCGCTGGCGCGGCGCCCGGTGCTGTTCGCGCTGGCCCGTGCGCTGGCCGAGGCCTGGCCGGCCGATGTGGCGCGCGATGCGCTGATCGCCCGGGCATTTCGCGGCAAGCATGCGGACGAGTCATATCGTGCTCGGCTGCGCGTCGAAATCGGACGTCTGCGCGTGGCGCTGCGGCCGCTGGCGGGAGTCGGCGCAACCGCGCGAGGTTTCGCGCTGATACCGCACGGCACCCGCGAGGCGGTGGTGCTGGCGCGCCCGGTCGATGATACGCACGCGGCCATGCTGGCGTTTTTGTCGGACGGCGAGGCCTGGTCAAGCTCGGCGCTGGCGCTGGCGTTGGGCACGAGCCAGCGCACCGTGCAGCGCGCGCTCGATGCGCTGGCGGCGGCCGGCAAGGTACAGCCGTGCGGGCAGGGGCGGGCGCGCCGCTGGATGATGCCGCCGCTGCCGGGATTCGCGACGACCTTGTTACTCCCTGCCGCGCTGCCCGGTGGCTAG
- a CDS encoding PQQ-binding-like beta-propeller repeat protein, producing the protein MNRSAAEIIGEMGPFADIDAVHGVSYDGRQVWFAAGDSLKAVDPSSGKVVRSIDMAAHAGTAFDGQYLFQIAENRIHKIDPRTGGVLGSIPAPEGGAAGLAWAEGTLWVGQYRARKIHQVDPETGAILRTIESNRFVTGVTWVDDELWHGTWEGQQSALQRVDARTGEVLESLEMPPDTIVAGLESDGGDRFFCGGGDSRKVRVVRRPRRAVEAAPETTGL; encoded by the coding sequence ATGAATCGATCGGCCGCCGAGATCATCGGCGAAATGGGACCTTTTGCGGACATCGACGCCGTGCACGGGGTGAGCTACGACGGCCGGCAAGTGTGGTTCGCCGCCGGCGACTCGCTCAAGGCGGTCGACCCGTCCAGTGGCAAGGTAGTACGCTCGATCGATATGGCGGCGCACGCAGGCACAGCGTTCGACGGCCAGTACTTGTTCCAGATCGCCGAGAACCGCATCCATAAGATCGACCCCCGCACGGGTGGGGTGCTCGGCTCGATCCCCGCGCCCGAGGGGGGCGCGGCGGGCCTGGCCTGGGCCGAAGGCACGCTGTGGGTGGGGCAGTACCGCGCGCGCAAGATTCATCAGGTCGATCCCGAAACCGGCGCGATTCTGCGCACTATCGAGTCCAACCGTTTTGTCACGGGTGTGACCTGGGTCGACGATGAACTCTGGCATGGCACCTGGGAAGGACAGCAAAGCGCATTGCAGCGGGTGGACGCGCGAACCGGCGAAGTGCTCGAATCGCTGGAGATGCCGCCCGACACCATCGTCGCCGGGCTCGAATCCGACGGCGGCGATCGCTTCTTTTGCGGCGGCGGCGATAGCCGGAAAGTGCGCGTCGTGCGCCGGCCCCGGCGTGCGGTCGAGGCGGCGCCCGAGACTACCGGTCTGTAA
- a CDS encoding amino acid ABC transporter ATP-binding protein, translating to MIEIDNLSKRFGQNVVLRDISLRVAKGSVVAIIGPSGSGKSTLLRCVNLLTQPDGGRIRVGDHVIAFDGTASHIPGDRKLAAFRANTGMVFQHFNLFPHMSVVRNVMEGMVTVRKMPKDLAHQSAMALLARVGLAERADAYPDKLSGGQKQRVAIARALAMQPQVMLFDEATSALDPELVGEVLNVIRQLADEGMTMLLVTHEIAFAREVADSVIFMRDGVVVEAGPPAQVIDAPQQAATRQFLARFNAAMPSAQATANL from the coding sequence ATGATCGAAATCGACAACCTCAGCAAGCGGTTCGGCCAGAACGTGGTCCTGCGCGACATTTCACTGCGCGTGGCAAAAGGCAGCGTGGTGGCCATCATCGGTCCCTCCGGCTCGGGCAAGTCGACGCTGCTGCGCTGCGTGAATCTGCTCACGCAGCCCGACGGCGGGCGCATTCGCGTGGGCGACCACGTCATCGCCTTCGACGGCACCGCCTCGCACATCCCGGGCGACCGCAAGCTGGCGGCGTTTCGCGCCAACACCGGCATGGTGTTCCAGCATTTCAATCTGTTCCCGCACATGAGCGTGGTACGCAACGTGATGGAAGGCATGGTCACCGTGCGCAAGATGCCCAAGGATCTCGCGCACCAAAGCGCCATGGCGCTGCTCGCCCGGGTGGGGCTGGCCGAGCGCGCCGACGCTTATCCCGACAAACTCTCGGGCGGTCAGAAGCAGCGCGTGGCGATCGCCCGCGCACTGGCGATGCAGCCGCAGGTGATGCTGTTCGACGAGGCCACCTCGGCGCTCGATCCGGAACTGGTCGGCGAAGTGCTCAACGTGATCCGGCAACTGGCCGACGAGGGCATGACCATGTTGCTGGTCACGCACGAAATCGCCTTCGCGCGGGAAGTGGCCGACAGCGTGATCTTCATGCGCGACGGCGTCGTGGTCGAAGCTGGCCCGCCCGCCCAGGTGATCGACGCCCCGCAACAGGCCGCGACGCGCCAGTTCCTGGCGCGTTTCAATGCGGCGATGCCGAGCGCGCAGGCAACTGCCAACCTGTAA
- a CDS encoding amino acid ABC transporter permease: MYHWDFGALWPYRHLLLDGLLYTLMFTVACVVLGLIVGLAAGLARLSKSVLISGPARAYVELFRCTPVLVQLIWFYYALPVLSGIQISPATASVLALALYGGAFYAEIFRAGVVSIDLGQTEAGQAIGMTRPQIMRRIVLPQAFKRMIPPLMSQSIMQLKNTSLLSVLAIPDLLYQGQSAAHELYRPLECYTIVAIGYFIVLFPATVFSKRLETRLAQQDRS; the protein is encoded by the coding sequence GTGTATCACTGGGATTTCGGGGCGCTCTGGCCATACCGGCATTTGCTGCTCGACGGTTTGCTCTACACCTTGATGTTTACCGTGGCGTGCGTGGTGCTCGGCCTGATCGTCGGCCTCGCTGCGGGTCTGGCCCGGCTGTCGAAGAGCGTGCTGATCTCGGGCCCGGCACGCGCCTATGTCGAACTGTTTCGCTGCACGCCCGTGCTGGTGCAGCTCATTTGGTTCTATTACGCGCTGCCCGTGCTCAGCGGCATCCAGATCTCGCCGGCCACCGCCTCCGTGCTCGCGCTGGCACTCTACGGTGGCGCCTTCTACGCCGAAATCTTCCGCGCCGGGGTCGTGTCGATCGATCTGGGCCAGACCGAGGCCGGCCAGGCGATCGGCATGACCCGGCCGCAGATCATGCGCCGCATCGTGCTGCCGCAAGCCTTCAAGCGCATGATCCCGCCGCTCATGAGCCAGTCGATCATGCAGCTCAAGAACACTTCGCTGCTCTCGGTACTGGCCATCCCCGATCTGCTCTACCAGGGGCAAAGCGCCGCACACGAACTGTACCGCCCGCTGGAGTGCTACACGATCGTGGCGATCGGCTATTTCATCGTGCTGTTTCCGGCCACCGTTTTCTCCAAGCGGCTCGAAACGCGGCTCGCGCAACAGGACAGGAGCTGA
- a CDS encoding aspartate/glutamate racemase family protein, which translates to MRPLGILMLDTRFPRPVGDLGNPATFAYPTVLKRIPNASPARVIHDQAAGLVSAFCEGARELEHQGCAALITSCGFMVLHQQRLAAAVSIPVATSSLLLIPLLKALFPTDRKIGVLTASAAALSAAHLAAAGAPADTPVGGVRDDGEFARVIVGNQPEGDFARIGDEVVAAAQALKSAHADLGALVLECTNMRPYLEAIRRACGVPVFDLLDLADLLMRRPAGGPAALCEAVRR; encoded by the coding sequence ATGCGGCCGCTCGGAATTCTGATGCTCGATACCCGTTTTCCCCGACCTGTGGGAGATCTCGGCAACCCCGCGACGTTCGCATACCCGACGGTGCTCAAGCGTATCCCAAATGCGTCGCCCGCGCGAGTCATTCACGACCAGGCCGCCGGCCTGGTGAGCGCATTTTGCGAGGGTGCCCGCGAACTCGAGCACCAGGGTTGTGCGGCGCTCATTACCAGTTGCGGCTTTATGGTGCTGCATCAGCAGCGCCTTGCCGCGGCCGTGTCGATTCCGGTGGCGACGTCGTCGCTGCTGCTGATTCCGCTGCTCAAGGCGCTGTTCCCAACCGATAGGAAAATCGGTGTGCTGACCGCTTCGGCGGCGGCGCTCTCGGCGGCGCATCTGGCTGCCGCAGGCGCGCCGGCCGACACGCCAGTGGGCGGCGTACGGGACGATGGAGAATTTGCCAGGGTGATCGTCGGCAACCAGCCCGAGGGCGACTTCGCGCGCATCGGCGACGAAGTCGTGGCGGCGGCGCAAGCCCTGAAGAGTGCGCATGCCGATCTCGGTGCGCTGGTGCTCGAGTGCACCAATATGCGTCCGTATCTGGAGGCGATTCGCCGAGCCTGCGGCGTACCGGTGTTCGACTTGCTGGATCTGGCGGATCTGTTGATGCGCCGGCCGGCCGGGGGGCCGGCGGCGCTGTGTGAGGCAGTGCGGCGTTAG
- a CDS encoding transporter substrate-binding domain-containing protein: protein MPSRRRFVAGLGAAGLGTMLPLATSHAQGPESAMARIKRTKTLRTGVVAGAPPYFQKSVATGQWQGFGPDLAAQLAQSMGVKLQLVETTWGNAVLDLQSNKIDCMFGMAPTEQRKKMVGFSTPIFQNTFTIVARKGFDPKTWAEVDNPKVKLAVDVGSNQDAFATQNLGKANIQRFDTSGDATLALQTGRVDAQVLVALLGVTVLAKSPSLGHLVIPTPVQGSPVCVGVQKETDTAFLSHLDAWLAKMHQSGTTKKIILENMQKLVGIDPSNFPKEVQL, encoded by the coding sequence ATGCCATCACGCAGGCGCTTTGTAGCAGGCTTGGGCGCGGCCGGGTTGGGGACCATGCTGCCCCTGGCGACGTCGCACGCGCAGGGGCCCGAGTCGGCCATGGCGCGCATCAAGCGCACCAAGACGTTGAGAACCGGGGTGGTCGCAGGCGCCCCGCCGTACTTTCAGAAATCGGTGGCGACCGGGCAATGGCAAGGCTTCGGACCCGATCTGGCCGCGCAACTGGCGCAGTCGATGGGCGTGAAATTGCAACTGGTGGAAACCACCTGGGGCAATGCCGTGCTCGATCTGCAATCGAACAAGATCGACTGCATGTTCGGCATGGCGCCCACCGAGCAGCGCAAGAAAATGGTCGGATTTTCCACGCCGATCTTCCAGAATACTTTCACGATCGTCGCGCGCAAGGGCTTCGACCCGAAAACCTGGGCCGAGGTCGATAACCCCAAAGTCAAGCTGGCCGTGGACGTCGGCTCCAATCAGGACGCATTCGCCACACAGAATCTGGGCAAGGCGAACATCCAGCGTTTCGACACCTCGGGCGATGCCACCCTGGCGCTGCAGACCGGTCGGGTCGATGCCCAGGTGCTGGTGGCCCTGCTCGGCGTGACGGTGCTGGCCAAGTCGCCCAGCCTCGGCCATCTGGTGATCCCGACGCCGGTGCAGGGCTCGCCGGTATGTGTCGGCGTACAAAAGGAAACCGACACCGCGTTCCTGAGCCACCTCGACGCCTGGCTGGCCAAGATGCATCAGAGTGGCACCACCAAGAAAATCATCCTGGAAAACATGCAGAAGCTGGTCGGCATCGATCCCAGCAATTTCCCGAAAGAAGTGCAGCTCTAA
- a CDS encoding LysE family translocator, whose amino-acid sequence MTRFNGIAGLLLTSLILIAIPGPSVLYILGQALARGRRAALLSALGNAAGIALVGCVVAVGLGALITTTPVVQAYVRLIGAVVLLAIGLQYLRAALRGGAATLARGGGTQHRSLLVGVMVGATNPKALVMFGTVVPSFLILPPGASPTVSLLLLSLVPIGVGLVVDASWALVGDAGRRFLADSARGIRLLQGFGGALMIVMAVMLGWLENIGH is encoded by the coding sequence ATGACACGCTTCAACGGCATTGCCGGCCTGTTGCTGACCAGTTTGATCCTGATCGCGATTCCCGGGCCGAGCGTTCTCTACATCCTCGGGCAGGCGCTCGCGCGCGGGCGGCGAGCGGCGTTGCTGAGCGCATTGGGCAATGCTGCCGGTATCGCCCTGGTCGGGTGCGTGGTCGCGGTCGGGCTTGGCGCGCTGATTACCACGACCCCGGTCGTACAGGCGTATGTGCGTCTGATCGGTGCCGTCGTCTTGTTGGCGATCGGCCTGCAGTACTTGCGTGCCGCGCTGCGCGGCGGCGCGGCGACGCTCGCGCGAGGTGGCGGCACGCAGCATCGATCGCTGCTGGTCGGGGTGATGGTCGGCGCGACCAACCCGAAGGCGCTGGTGATGTTCGGTACCGTCGTGCCGAGCTTCCTGATACTGCCGCCGGGCGCTTCGCCCACCGTTTCATTGTTGCTGCTGTCGTTGGTGCCGATCGGCGTGGGGCTGGTGGTCGATGCCTCGTGGGCGCTGGTCGGCGATGCGGGGCGGCGCTTCCTGGCCGATTCTGCGCGCGGTATCCGTCTTTTGCAGGGCTTCGGCGGCGCGCTGATGATTGTGATGGCGGTGATGCTCGGCTGGCTGGAAAACATCGGGCATTAG
- a CDS encoding aspartate carbamoyltransferase, which yields MPGLFYALLYAAIAAGALSTAAMAGETPRQQEVAQRGADVMPFSLAATTHIFTKTAHGGIQQVITKHPDARQTTLIRQHLASIAKQFAQGNFSDPTRIHGMSMPGLATLRAARPGELRVSYRDVPNGGEIDYSSKQPRLVGALHQWFDAQLSDHGHDAMAGAADMRDMHGMHDMTGMAAVNAHTPVQSGKSD from the coding sequence ATGCCTGGCCTGTTTTACGCATTGCTGTACGCGGCGATCGCCGCCGGCGCCCTGAGCACCGCCGCCATGGCCGGCGAGACGCCCCGGCAGCAGGAGGTGGCGCAACGCGGCGCCGACGTCATGCCCTTCTCGTTGGCCGCAACGACGCACATCTTCACCAAGACCGCCCACGGCGGCATTCAGCAGGTGATAACAAAGCACCCCGATGCACGACAAACGACGCTGATTCGCCAGCATCTGGCGTCGATCGCCAAACAATTCGCCCAGGGCAACTTCTCCGACCCCACCCGGATACACGGCATGTCCATGCCGGGCTTGGCAACCCTGCGCGCGGCCAGGCCCGGCGAGCTGCGGGTAAGTTACCGTGACGTGCCCAACGGCGGAGAAATCGATTACAGCAGCAAGCAGCCGCGGCTGGTCGGCGCCCTGCACCAATGGTTCGACGCCCAGTTGTCCGACCACGGGCACGATGCGATGGCCGGCGCGGCTGACATGCGCGATATGCACGGCATGCATGACATGACGGGCATGGCGGCCGTGAATGCCCACACGCCAGTCCAGTCCGGCAAATCCGACTGA
- a CDS encoding NnrS family protein: protein MKISEPSANRVAPGAMGIPVLRLGFRPFYLGGTLFSLVAIVMWVMALHGIAVAGHAPQMQGILWHAHEMVFGFVAAIVVGFLLTAVRAWTDMETPRGAPLAALWLLWAAGRVLVWTGPEPVAAVVDSAFLPIVALVLLRVLIHARNRHNIFLPVALGLFGLLNVLFHAWVWSGRADLALRAAYGAVGLAVMFVSVIAGRVVPMFTQNAIPGFVMRRWKIVEKLAMPIIILAVLADALGAPAPLVAVLAAGAAVVHGARIVGWRSWRVGARPILWILHVAYVWIAVGFAMLALSALGLVAHTLALHALAAGAIGCAIVAMVTRTALGHTGHRLVAGRAEVAAYWLMIVAALLRVFGPWFYARAGLLWIDAAAACWCVVWGLYLIKYAPYLTSPRADGKAG from the coding sequence ATGAAGATCAGCGAACCCTCCGCCAATCGGGTTGCTCCGGGGGCGATGGGCATACCGGTGTTGCGACTGGGATTTCGGCCGTTTTATCTGGGCGGGACTCTTTTTTCGTTGGTGGCCATCGTGATGTGGGTCATGGCGCTGCACGGCATTGCCGTGGCAGGGCATGCTCCGCAAATGCAGGGAATACTCTGGCACGCTCACGAGATGGTGTTTGGTTTCGTCGCGGCCATCGTGGTGGGTTTTCTGCTGACCGCGGTGCGGGCCTGGACCGATATGGAAACGCCGAGGGGCGCGCCGTTGGCCGCACTTTGGCTGTTGTGGGCCGCCGGGCGCGTGCTGGTGTGGACAGGGCCCGAGCCGGTGGCGGCAGTCGTCGATAGTGCATTCCTGCCGATCGTCGCACTGGTGCTGCTGCGCGTGCTGATTCACGCGCGCAACCGGCACAATATTTTTCTGCCCGTGGCGCTGGGCCTGTTCGGTTTGCTCAATGTGCTGTTCCATGCGTGGGTGTGGTCGGGCCGCGCCGATCTGGCGCTGCGCGCGGCGTATGGCGCTGTCGGTCTGGCGGTGATGTTCGTGTCGGTGATTGCCGGACGGGTGGTGCCGATGTTCACGCAGAATGCGATTCCCGGATTTGTCATGAGGCGCTGGAAGATCGTCGAGAAGCTGGCTATGCCGATCATTATCCTGGCCGTGCTGGCGGATGCCCTCGGCGCGCCGGCGCCGCTCGTTGCGGTACTGGCCGCGGGCGCCGCGGTGGTACATGGGGCGCGTATTGTCGGTTGGCGTTCGTGGCGCGTCGGTGCGCGGCCGATCCTGTGGATTCTGCACGTTGCCTACGTATGGATTGCGGTCGGCTTTGCAATGCTGGCGCTCTCGGCGCTGGGCCTGGTGGCTCACACGCTGGCGCTGCATGCGTTGGCGGCAGGGGCCATTGGCTGCGCTATCGTTGCCATGGTCACGCGCACCGCGCTGGGTCATACCGGCCACCGGCTGGTGGCGGGGCGCGCTGAAGTCGCTGCCTACTGGCTGATGATCGTCGCCGCGTTGCTGCGCGTGTTCGGGCCGTGGTTTTACGCACGGGCGGGCTTGCTGTGGATCGACGCGGCCGCGGCATGCTGGTGCGTCGTCTGGGGCCTATACCTGATCAAATATGCGCCTTATCTGACGTCGCCACGGGCGGACGGCAAGGCGGGCTGA
- a CDS encoding cytochrome P450 — protein sequence MQVLDDPQTFSNAVSSYLSVPNGMDPPQHTRYRQLLDPYFSAQRMRAFEPACEAIAQALAAQLPRDGEIEFMSEFACEFALQIQCAFLGWPPAWRTPLLEWIRKNREATLRADKGEMERVALEFDGYIRTLLAQRRAAGDAAPDDITTSLLRAQIDQKPLQDEEIVSIVRNWTVGELGTIAACVGILAQYLAEHPSLQQDLRTEPALLSDTIDEILRIHAPLITNRRVTTKPVEIGGRHIPAGQRITIMWASANRDEAVFGAPDACRPAEHAAHNLLYGAGIHACPGAPLARLELRVVMHALLAHTRRISLVPGNPPVSEVYPGAGFASLPLRIE from the coding sequence ATGCAAGTACTGGACGATCCGCAGACATTCAGCAATGCGGTGTCCTCCTACCTTTCCGTTCCCAATGGCATGGACCCGCCGCAGCACACACGCTACCGGCAGTTGCTTGATCCCTACTTCAGCGCCCAGCGCATGCGGGCTTTCGAGCCGGCTTGCGAGGCCATCGCGCAGGCGCTCGCCGCGCAGTTGCCGCGCGACGGCGAAATCGAATTCATGAGCGAATTCGCGTGCGAATTCGCCCTGCAGATCCAGTGTGCGTTTCTGGGGTGGCCGCCGGCATGGCGCACGCCGCTGCTCGAGTGGATTCGCAAGAACCGCGAGGCTACCCTGCGGGCCGACAAGGGGGAGATGGAACGTGTCGCGCTCGAGTTCGACGGCTACATCAGGACGCTGCTGGCGCAACGCCGCGCGGCGGGCGACGCCGCGCCGGATGACATCACCACCAGCTTGCTGCGCGCGCAGATCGATCAAAAGCCGCTGCAAGACGAGGAGATCGTCAGCATTGTGCGCAACTGGACCGTCGGTGAATTGGGCACGATTGCCGCATGCGTCGGCATTCTCGCGCAGTACCTCGCGGAGCATCCGTCGCTGCAGCAAGACCTGCGCACCGAGCCGGCGCTGTTGTCGGACACGATCGATGAAATACTGCGGATTCATGCCCCGCTTATCACCAATCGTCGGGTGACGACCAAGCCGGTAGAGATCGGCGGCCGCCATATTCCGGCCGGCCAACGCATTACGATCATGTGGGCCTCGGCAAACCGCGACGAAGCCGTATTCGGCGCACCTGACGCATGCCGTCCGGCCGAGCATGCCGCCCACAACCTGCTGTATGGCGCCGGCATTCACGCCTGCCCAGGCGCGCCGCTGGCGCGGCTGGAATTGCGCGTGGTGATGCATGCGCTCCTGGCGCACACTCGCCGCATTTCTCTGGTGCCGGGCAACCCGCCGGTCAGTGAAGTCTATCCGGGCGCCGGCTTTGCCAGCCTGCCGCTGCGCATCGAATGA